One window from the genome of Strix uralensis isolate ZFMK-TIS-50842 chromosome 22, bStrUra1, whole genome shotgun sequence encodes:
- the SRCIN1 gene encoding SRC kinase signaling inhibitor 1 isoform X4 — translation MISADDAEYPREYRTLGNGTRRFSNVGLVHTSERRHTVIAAQSLEALTGLQKSEMERKRDAFMDHLKNKYPQHALALRGQQERMRDQQPNYWSFKTRSSRHSQGSQPGLADQAKLSFASAESLETMSEAELPLGFNRMNRFRQSLPLSRSTSQTKLRSPGVLFLQFGDETRRVHITHEISSMDTLHALIVHMFPQKLTMGMLKSPNTAILIKDESRNVFYELEDVRDIQDRSIIKIYRKEPLYASFPASHITNGDLRREMVYTSRESSPTRRLNNMSPAPHLTSGSPPPVLQSSSPSRSRMSYSGGRPPSYAGSPVHHSERLSNLPPAQGVSPSPSAILERRDVKPDEDLAGKNVVLVKNEGLYADPYGMVHEGRLSITSTQSLAGMGDPFGYSGGLYKRGSVRSLSTYSAAALQTELEDSLYKPNAPIYSDTYGPGLGFRMPPSSPQKMADGRLVDVQPGQSPHSPYSGPPSRSSPVRQSFRKDSCSSVFMESPVNKPRNPSSSGPPELFPGPSDRPLSGFGSPGPAKDTETRERMEAMEKQIASLTGLVQSALLRGSEAETPSEKTEATNGGTPPSASTSRSGMGTPVPAPPPPSASSTPAGQPTAITRLHMQLHLHDLQQNASDLRNQLQQLKKLQLQNQETVKTMLRRTETEISVRVTDTMRKHEDPLQRQRSLVEEERLRYLNEEELITQQLNDLEKSVEKIQKDLAHNHRLIPVQELEEKAVVLKQLGETLTDLKAQFPSLQSKMRVVLRVEVEAVKFLKEEPNRLDGLLKRCKTVTDTLAQIRRQVDEGVWSSPSNLSQSPKKVAPETDFSKGLDLEVPTSPPVNLHHLTAVTETLGMPSFGHSPPQTQTHPSKSNNPSRAPEMVPAKTQTGPETPSKKSADKAVSVEAAERDWEEKRAALTQYSAKDINRLLEETQAELMKAIPDLEFAAKHKQAPGSGSAASTPEHKPSKPQHAPKSGGKGDPNGRRGSDELTVPRYRTEKPSKSPPPPPPRRSFPSSHGLTTTRSGEVIVTSKKEPSFMKKAESEELETQKPQVKLRRTVSEVVRPASTPPIIASAIKDDDDEDRIIAELESGGVSIPAMKVVNPASRLKQSPQGSPDKSKHIKQRMEYMRIQGQQQAARPSKEASETSPAVSEKPASGRTSIPVLTSFGARNSSISF, via the exons ATGATCTCGGCGGATGATGCCGAGTACCCGCGGGAGTACCGGACCTTGGGCAACGGCACCCGGCGCTTCTCCAATGTAGGGCTGGTGCACACCTCGGAGCGCCGGCACACCGTCATCGCCGCCCAGAGCCTGGAGGCCCTCACCGGCCTCCAGAAATCGGAGATGGAGCGCAAGCGGGATGCCTTCATGGACCACCTGAAGAACAAGTACCCACAGCACGCCCTGGCGCTGCGGGGGCAGCAGGAGCGCATGCGGGACCAG caACCCAACTACTGGAGCTTTAAG ACCAGGAGCTCCCGACACTCCCAGGGCTCCCAGCCTGGCTTGGCCGACCAAGCCAAACTGTCCTTCGCCTCGGCCGAATCCCTGGAAACCATGTCGGAAGCGGAGCTGCCCCTGGGCTTCAACAGGATGAACCGGTTCCGGCAGAGCTTGCCCTTGTCCCGGTCCACCAGCCAGACGAAGCTGCGATCGCCAG GGGTCCTTTTCCTGCAGTTCGGGGACGAGACGAGGCGCGTCCACATCACCCACGAGATCAGCAGCATGGACACCCTGCACGCCCTCATTGTCCACATGTTCCCCCAGAAGCTCACCATGGGGATGCTGAAGTCTCCCAACACTGCCATCCTCATCAAGGACGAGTCGCGCAACGTCTTCTACGAGCTGGAGGATGTCCG TGATATCCAGGACAGAAGTATCATTAAAATCTACCGGAAGGAGCCGCTCTACGCCTCGTTCCCAGCCTCGCACATCACCAACGGTGACCTGAGG AGGGAGATGGTGTACACCTCCAGGGAGTCATCTCCCACCCGCCGGCTGAACAACATGTCCCCAGCTCCCCACCTCACCTCCGGCTCCCCTCCGCCAGTGCTCCAGTCCTCCTCCCCGTCCCGCTCCCGCATGTCCTACAGCGGGGGCCGCCCGCCCTCCTACGCCGGCAGCCCCGTCCATCACAGCGAGCGTCTCTCCAACCTGCCGCCCGCCCAGGGCGTCTCGCCCAGCCCCAGCGCCATCCTGGAGCGCCGGGATGTGAAACCAGATGAAGACCTGGCCGGGAAGAACGTGGTGCTGGTGAAGAACGAGGGGCTGTACGCCGATCCCTATGGCATGGTGCACGAGGGCCGCCTCAGCATCACCTCCACCCAGTCCCTGGCTGGCATGGGAGACCCTTTTGGCTACTCGGGGGGGCTGTACAAGCGGGGCTCCGTTCGCTCGCTCAGCACCTACTCGGCGGCCGCCTTGCAGACGGAGCTGGAGGACAGCCTGTACAAGCCCAACGCGCCCATTTACAGCGACACGTACGGACCCGGCTTGGGTTTCCGCATGCCCCCCTCTTCCCCGCAGAAGATGGCTGATGGCCGGCTGGTGGACGTGCAGCCGGGGCAGAGCCCCCACAGCCCCTACTCGGGACCCCCCAGCCGCTCCTCGCCCGTCCGTCAGTCCTTCCGCAAGGACTCTTGCTCCTCCGTCTTCATGGAAAGCCCCGTCAACAAGCCACGCAACCCCAGCTCCTCTGGCCCTCCGGAGCTGTTTCCCGGCCCCAGTGATCGCCCGCTCTCAGGGTTTGGCTCCCCAGGACCGGCCAAGGACACGGAAACTAG GGAGCGGATGGAGGCGATGGAGAAGCAGATCGCCAGCCTGACAGGGCTGGTGCAGAGCGCGCTGCTCCGCGGCTCCGAGGCCGAGACCCCCAG TGAGAAGACAGAAGCCACCAACGGCGGGACCCCCCCGTCAGCAT CGACCAGCCGCAGTGGCATGGGGACACCGGtgcccgcgcccccgccgccctcaGCCTCCAGCACGCCAGCGGGGCAGCCCACTGCCATCACCCGCTTGCACATGCAGCTGCACCTCCACGACCTGCAGCAGAACGCCAGCGACCTCCGcaaccagctgcagcagctcaagAAGCTGCAG CTGCAGAACCAAGAAACGGTGAAGACGATGCTGCGACGGACAGAGACAGAGATCAGCGTGCGGGTGACCGACACGATGCGCAAGCACGAGGACCCGCTCCAGCGCCAGCGCAGCTTGGTGGAGGAGGAGCGGCTCCGCTACCTCAACGAGGAGGAGCTGATCACCCAGCAGCTCAA TGACCTGGAGAAGTCAGTGGAGAAGATCCAGAAGGATTTGGCCCACAACCACCGGCTCATCCCtgtgcaggagctggaggagaaggcagTGGTGCTCAAGCAGCTGGGGGAGACGCTGACAGACCTCAAGG CCCAGTTCCCCAGCCTGCAGAGCAAGATGCGGGTGGTGCTGCGAGTGGAGGTGGAAGCTGTCAAGTTCCTGAAGGAGGAGCCGAACCGCCTCGATGGTCTGCTCAAGCGCTGCAAGACGGTGACTGACACCCTCGCCCAGATCCGCAG GCAAGTGGACGAGGGGGTGTGGAGCTCCCCCAGCAACCTCAGCCAGTCCCCCAAGAAAGTGGCCCCTGAGACGGATTTCAGCAAAGGGCTGGATTTGGAGGTGCCCACCAGCCCCCCAGTGAACCTCCACCACCTGACGGCTGTCACCGAGACCCTGGGCATGCCCAGCTTtgggcacagccccccccaaacccagacCCACCCCTCCAAGAGCAATAACCCTTCCCGAGCTCCGGAGATGGTGCCCGCCAAGACCCAGACGGGCCCGGAGACCCCCAGCAAGAAGAGTGCGGACAAAGCCGTGTCTGTGGAG GCTGCCGAGCGGGACTGGGAGGAGAAGCGGGCAGCGCTGACCCAGTACAGTGCCAAGGACATCAACCGTCTCCTGGAGGAGACGCAGGCCGAGCTGATGAAGGCCATCCCCGACCTGGAGTTCGCTGCCAAGCACAAACAAGCCCCAGGCAGCGGCAGCGCCGCCTCCACGCCCGAGCACAAACCCTCCAAGCCACAGCATGCGCCGAAGTCGGGGGGCAAAGGGGACCCCAACGGCCGCAGGGGCTCAG ACGAACTGACGGTGCCACGGTACCGGACCGAGAAACCCTCCAAATCgccgccacctccccctccacgCCGGAGCTTCCCCTCGTCCCACGGACTGACCACAACCCGCAGCGGCGAAGTCATTGTCACCAGCAAGAAGGAGCCCAGTTTTATGAAG AAGGCCGAGTCGGAGGAGCTGGAGACCCAGAAGCCCCAGGTGAAGCTGAGACGGACGGTGTCGGAGGTGGTCAGGCCGGCGTCCACCCCTCCCATCATCGCCTCTGCCatcaaagacgacgacgacgaggaccGCATCATTGCGGAGCTGGAG